A DNA window from Brassica napus cultivar Da-Ae chromosome C1, Da-Ae, whole genome shotgun sequence contains the following coding sequences:
- the LOC106376553 gene encoding uncharacterized protein LOC106376553 gives MPPKNARVARPAAAIPRATRRVTRSASQASSEAESRREGAPENGNPVEMPNVVNVALLAKLQRYRDAYGGQFPNGEAAAEAGDNPIPPGAAQNPPPPPPPPPPPAAPAVVHAPGPNYWDMLRHMKSMQTEFFNGKADAIVADNWRRQLERNFASARCPPEFRRDLAAHYLKDDALVWWDEVVERSHGIRLTWDDFLEAFNGKYSPLEAMDAMESKFQDIRQGSRNVRDYGDEFNRLRRFAGHYLSDHDLIRRFLKGMRMELRNSCNVREYRDVHELIEKAAEQESGLEEERKQNQNSQNRGAKRPRDALPAAEPAPLRPACERCGRFHAGECRAGACFACGERGHMARDCPKERQAQRRRCHRCGQEGHQAWECPTLQRGNAEGAQPQQQRGQAAGPRAYAVEGREGAEPIAGMF, from the coding sequence ATGCCTCCCAAGAATGCCAGAGTTGCAAGGCCAGCTGCGGCCATCCCGAGAGCGACACGACGGGTCACCAGGTCTGCGTCTCAAGCCTCCAGCGAGGCAGAAAGCCGAAGAGAGGGCGCACCCGAGAATGGGAACCCAGTGGAAATGCCGAACGTGGTGAATGTAGCGCTCCTGGCAAAACTGCAAAGATATCGTGACGCCTATGGGGGTCAATTTCCCAATGGTGAAGCCGCCGCAGAGGCGGGGGACAACCCCATACCACCTGGGGCGGCCCAGAATCCGCCACCACCGCCACCACCGCCACCACCCCCGGCAGCGCCTGCAGTGGTGCACGCCCCAGGCCCCAACTACTGGGACATGCTGAGACACATGAAGAGTATGCAGACGGAGTTTTTCAATGGAAAGGCCGACGCAATTGTCGCGGATAACTGGAGACGTCAACTCGAGAGGAACTTCGCTTCTGCAAGGTGCCCACCGGAGTTCCGTAGGGACCTGGCTGCTCACTATCTTAAGGACGACGCACTAGTGTGGTGGGACGAAGTGGTCGAAAGGTCACACGGGATACGACTGACCTGGGATGATTTCCTGGAAGCATTCAATGGGAAGTACTCCCCCTTAGAAGCCATGGACGCGATGGAAAGCAAGTTTCAGGACATCCGTCAGGGGTCAAGGAATGTACGAGACTACGGAGACGAGTTCAACCGACTTCGGAGATTTGCGGGTCACTACCTGAGTGATCACGACTTAATCCGCCGTTTCCTCAAAGGCATGAGAATGGAACTGAGGAATAGCTGCAACGTGAGGGAATATCGTGATGTCCATGAGCTGATTGAGAAAGCCGCAGAACAGGAATCAGGGCTCGAGGAAGAACGAAAACAGAACCAAAACTCCCAGAACCGGGGTGCCAAACGGCCCCGGGATGCACTACCCGCGGCTGAGCCTGCCCCGTTAAGGCCCGCATGTGAAAGGTGTGGACGATTCCATGCGGGGGAGTGCAGAGCAGGAGCATGCTTCGCCTGCGGCGAGCGCGGCCATATGGCGAGGGATTGCCCGAAGGAGAGACAGGCCCAACGCAGGCGCTGTCACCGCTGCGGCCAGGAGGGACATCAGGCGTGGGAGTGCCCAACACTCCAAAGAGGAAACGCGGAAGGGGCGCAACCCCAACAGCAGAGAGGGCAAGCCGCAGGGCCAAGAGCGTACGCCGTCGAGGGTCGCGAAGGAGCCGAACCAATCGCGGGTATGTTTTGA
- the LOC106375734 gene encoding methylsterol monooxygenase 1-2-like, with protein sequence MIPYATIEDASLALGRNLTTLESLWFDYSAAKSDYYLYCHNILFLFLIFSLVPLPLVFVELARSASGWFDRYKIQPKVKNSFSDMFRCYRDVMKMFILVVGPLQLVSYPSIQMIEIRSGLPLPSFGEIAAQLVVYFLVEDYTNYWVHRFFHSKWGYEKIHHIHHEYTAPIGYAAPYAHWAEVLLLGVPTFLGPAIAPGHMITFWLWIALRQIEAIETHSGYDFPWTLTKFIPFYGGAEYHDYHHYVGGQSQSNFASVFTYCDYIYGTDKGYRFQKKLLQQIKQESKKSNMQNGGDKLD encoded by the exons ATGATCCCTTACGCAACGATCGAAGATGCCTCTCTGGCGTTAGGCCGAAACCTCACGACCCTCGAGTCTCTCTGGTTCGATTACTCCGCCGCGAAGTCAGATTACTACCTATACTGCCACAacatcctcttcctcttcctcatctTCTCCCTCGTCCCCCTCCCTCTCGTCTTCGTCGAATTGGCGCGATCCGCCTCGGGATGGTTCGATCGGTACAAGATTCAGCCCAAGGTCAAGAACTCCTTCTCCGACATGTTCCGCTGCTACAGAGACGTGATGAAGATGTTCATCCTCGTCGTCGGCCCTTTGCAGCTCGTCTCTTATCCTTCAATCCAG ATGATTGAGATTCGGAGTGGGTTGCCGTTACCGTCGTTTGGGGAGATTGCGGCGCAGTTAGTGGTGTACTTCTTGGTGGAGGACTATACGAACTACTGGGTTCATAGATTCTTTCATTCCAAGTGGGGTTACGAGAAGATTCATCATATACATCATGAGTACACTGCTCCTATTGGGTACGCTGCTCCTTATGCGCACTGGGCTGAGGTTTTGCTTCTTGGGGTTCCGACGTTTCTTGGACCTGCTATTGCTCCTGGACACATGATTACCTTCTGGTTGTGGATTGCTTTGCGCCAGATTGAAGCCATTGAGACTCACAGCGG ATATGATTTTCCATGGACACTGACGAAATTCATTCCATTCTATGGTGGAGCTGAGTATCATGATTACCATCATTACGTTGGAGGACAAAGCCAAAGCAACTTTGCTTCAGTTTTCACTTACTGTGATTACATCTATGGAACTGACAAA GGTTACCGATTCCAAAAGAAGCTTCTTCAGCAG ATCAAGCAGGAGTCCAAGAAGAGCAACATGCAGAATGGAGGAGATAAGTTAGATTAG